The following are from one region of the Sphingomonas oryzagri genome:
- a CDS encoding HWE histidine kinase domain-containing protein, translating into MAIQPSADLSIGADLADLEPVDLTNCDREPIHLLGAIQPAGFLIAVSRDWLIARVSKNIRSLLGSDPEDLIGLPLADYVPSTLLHDLRNKLSYLSEPDMVERLFGREIGTSGQHYDVAIHYSGSQIVIEAEAGAPGDEVSISVRAMMSRLDRAKDLAAFYREGARQVRSLLGYDRVMVYKFAASGDGEVVAEACKPGIGSFMGLHYPASDIPRQARALYKRNLVRVIRDVASEPVPIVPQIDAAGNQLDLSLSILRSVSPIHIEYLKNMGVAASLSISIIVDDELWGLFACHNYSPRSPTFKRRSVCEQFAESFSMRLESRERRQIVDYERRARDISDQLLGAVASDETLLNDPDWLGDILTGAIPATGVGVWINGNYAFSGVTPPTEDFRRIVRALNGLAAGRVFTTDNIGGLIEDAGHFAEKAAGMLAIPISRSPRDYVILFREEILQSVRWAGDPHKPVEYGPNGPRLTPRESFAEWRENVTGRAEPFTTSEIRVAETLRATLIEVVLRLADEAAAERRQSTARQEMLIAELNHRVRNILGVIRGLIRQSQPDSPEVKDFVRLVDGRIHALARAHNQITDDHWGPAPLQALIDAEAAAFAATRESAIISRGEPVLLNPQAYSSMALVIHELVTNSTKYGSLSGDGEVHIDWSRDSKDDLIITWREVGGPPVKPPTRKGFGTTIVNRSVPYDLGGHAKIDYAVGGVQAEFCIPARHVSQPKNFKGPEIRIPRPGVSSQQPIDVSHFGRKTVLLVEDSLIIALDAEDILDRFGATVLTASTPEAAHAILDQEQVDYAILDINLGDQTSFGVADRLKELGVPYFFASGYGEQANLPVDHRHMTVVQKPYTTHNIARGIDDLFP; encoded by the coding sequence GTGGCGATCCAGCCTTCGGCTGACTTATCGATAGGAGCCGATTTGGCGGACCTTGAACCAGTCGACCTGACAAACTGCGACCGAGAGCCGATTCATCTCCTGGGCGCGATTCAGCCCGCCGGCTTCCTGATCGCGGTCAGCCGCGACTGGCTGATCGCGCGTGTCTCGAAGAACATCCGCAGTCTGCTCGGCTCCGATCCGGAGGATCTGATCGGCTTGCCGCTCGCGGACTATGTGCCGTCTACGCTGCTTCACGACCTCCGGAACAAGCTCTCCTACCTCTCCGAGCCGGACATGGTCGAACGGCTGTTCGGTCGGGAGATAGGCACATCGGGCCAACATTACGATGTCGCGATCCATTATTCCGGCAGCCAGATCGTGATCGAGGCGGAAGCGGGCGCGCCCGGCGACGAAGTGTCGATCTCGGTGCGCGCCATGATGTCGCGTCTCGATCGGGCCAAGGACTTGGCCGCCTTCTACCGGGAGGGTGCGCGCCAGGTCCGTTCGCTCCTCGGTTATGATCGCGTGATGGTCTACAAGTTTGCCGCGAGCGGCGATGGCGAGGTCGTCGCGGAGGCCTGCAAGCCGGGCATCGGCAGCTTCATGGGGCTGCACTATCCGGCAAGCGACATCCCGAGGCAGGCGCGCGCGCTCTACAAACGGAATCTCGTGCGCGTCATTCGCGACGTTGCATCGGAGCCTGTTCCGATTGTTCCCCAGATCGATGCGGCGGGCAACCAGCTCGATCTGTCGCTGTCGATCCTGCGATCGGTGTCGCCCATCCACATCGAGTATCTGAAGAACATGGGGGTCGCCGCGTCCCTTTCGATCTCGATCATCGTCGACGATGAGCTGTGGGGTCTTTTTGCCTGTCATAACTACTCGCCGCGATCGCCAACCTTCAAACGGCGCTCGGTCTGCGAGCAGTTCGCGGAGAGCTTTTCCATGCGGCTGGAGAGCCGCGAACGCCGCCAGATCGTCGATTATGAGCGGCGCGCCCGCGACATCTCCGACCAGCTTCTGGGGGCCGTTGCGTCCGATGAGACCCTTCTCAACGATCCGGATTGGCTCGGCGATATCCTGACGGGCGCCATTCCCGCAACCGGAGTCGGGGTCTGGATCAACGGCAATTACGCCTTCTCCGGCGTGACGCCTCCGACCGAGGATTTTCGGAGGATCGTCCGCGCTCTGAACGGGCTCGCTGCCGGCCGGGTTTTCACGACCGACAATATCGGCGGACTCATCGAGGATGCCGGGCATTTCGCCGAGAAGGCCGCCGGCATGCTGGCCATCCCGATCTCGCGGTCGCCCCGGGACTATGTGATACTGTTCCGCGAGGAGATCCTGCAATCGGTCCGTTGGGCTGGTGATCCTCACAAGCCCGTCGAATATGGCCCGAACGGGCCGAGGCTTACCCCCCGCGAGAGTTTTGCGGAGTGGCGTGAGAATGTGACCGGTCGCGCCGAGCCCTTCACGACCTCAGAGATCAGAGTTGCGGAGACGCTCAGGGCCACCTTGATCGAGGTGGTGCTCCGTCTGGCGGACGAGGCGGCTGCAGAGCGACGGCAGTCGACCGCACGGCAGGAGATGCTGATCGCCGAGTTGAACCACCGGGTCCGCAACATCCTCGGCGTCATTCGAGGGCTGATCCGCCAGTCGCAGCCTGACAGCCCCGAGGTGAAGGATTTCGTGAGGCTCGTCGATGGGCGCATCCATGCCCTCGCTCGTGCCCATAACCAGATCACCGATGACCATTGGGGGCCGGCGCCGCTGCAGGCGCTCATCGACGCCGAGGCGGCCGCATTCGCCGCGACACGTGAAAGCGCGATTATCTCACGAGGTGAGCCGGTCCTGCTCAACCCGCAAGCGTACTCATCGATGGCGCTGGTGATCCATGAGCTGGTGACCAACTCGACGAAATACGGCAGCCTTTCCGGCGACGGCGAGGTCCATATCGACTGGTCGCGGGACTCCAAGGACGATCTCATCATCACATGGAGAGAGGTGGGGGGGCCGCCGGTGAAGCCCCCGACGCGCAAGGGGTTCGGGACCACGATCGTCAATCGATCCGTCCCTTATGACCTCGGTGGCCATGCAAAGATCGACTATGCCGTCGGTGGCGTGCAGGCAGAATTCTGCATTCCGGCCCGACACGTTTCGCAGCCCAAGAATTTCAAGGGCCCGGAGATACGCATCCCACGTCCCGGCGTCTCGAGCCAGCAGCCCATCGACGTCAGCCATTTCGGCCGGAAGACGGTTCTGCTGGTTGAAGACAGCCTCATCATCGCGCTGGATGCCGAGGACATTCTCGACAGATTCGGCGCGACCGTGCTGACGGCATCGACGCCGGAAGCGGCGCACGCGATCCTCGATCAGGAGCAGGTCGATTACGCCATCCTCGACATCAACCTCGGTGACCAGACAAGCTTCGGCGTCGCAGACAGGCTGAAAGAGTTGGGCGTCCCTTATTTCTTCGCGTCCGGCTACGGCGAGCAGGCCAACCTCCCCGTCGATCATCGTCACATGACGGTGGTGCAAAAGCCCTATACGACGCACAACATCGCCCGTGGCATAGACGATCTGTTTCCGTGA
- a CDS encoding ATP-binding protein, with protein MTSSPHGPQVLPLGSLDDSSSGELSDIDLLHRISVALINEQDRFELYGKIVEAAVAITGSQFGTMQLLCPADDPSGHGGELQLLAHRGLPPEAVGFWQWVSPQAFSSCTLALKFGQRAIVPDFEEWDEIAGTPDLAAFRSAGIRSAQTTPLLSRSGKLLGMISNHWSEPHEPSDRDLRMLDIVARQAADILDRTIAEEALRQLNETLEVRVEERSRELLASEDQVRQLQKMEAIGQLTGGVAHDFNNLLTIIRSSAELLSRRELPRDKQKKYIDAIAETADRAAKLTSQLLAFARRQALKPEVFNAAMKVGSVADMLRTVVGSRVDLVVDPICASCFVEVDASQFETALVNMAVNARDAMNGEGRITIAIEAAGAVPARRGHAAAKGDFVKVSVSDTGSGMPADQLERIFEPFYTTKEVGKGTGLGLSQVYGFTKQSGGEIDVDSQPGEGTTFSLYLPRTKAPNAADALLPIEQVVAAEASILIVEDNDQVGEFASHLLGDLGFTTRRAANAREAIAILEHEHDLIDIVFSDVVMPGMDGVELGRQVGKRWPALTVVLTSGYSHVLADDARHGFALLHKPYSVDELSRVLRDARQSRGR; from the coding sequence ATGACCAGTTCGCCACATGGCCCGCAGGTGCTGCCGCTCGGCAGCCTCGACGATAGCTCTTCCGGCGAACTCTCCGACATCGATCTGCTTCATCGGATCAGCGTTGCGCTCATCAACGAGCAGGATCGCTTCGAGCTTTACGGCAAGATCGTCGAGGCCGCCGTCGCGATCACCGGATCGCAATTCGGAACGATGCAGCTGCTCTGCCCCGCCGACGATCCGTCGGGCCATGGTGGCGAGCTTCAGTTGCTGGCGCATCGTGGCCTGCCGCCCGAGGCCGTAGGCTTCTGGCAATGGGTCAGCCCCCAGGCGTTCAGCAGCTGCACGCTGGCGCTGAAGTTCGGCCAGCGGGCGATCGTCCCCGATTTCGAGGAGTGGGACGAGATCGCCGGCACGCCGGACCTCGCCGCCTTCCGCAGCGCCGGCATCCGGTCGGCCCAGACCACGCCTCTGCTGTCACGGAGCGGCAAGCTGCTCGGCATGATCTCGAACCATTGGAGCGAGCCGCACGAGCCGTCCGACCGGGATCTGAGGATGCTCGACATCGTCGCGCGGCAGGCGGCCGACATTCTGGACCGCACGATCGCCGAGGAGGCGCTGCGTCAACTCAACGAAACGCTGGAGGTCCGGGTCGAGGAGCGGTCGCGGGAGTTGTTGGCGTCCGAGGATCAGGTTCGCCAGCTGCAGAAGATGGAGGCGATCGGCCAGCTGACCGGCGGCGTCGCCCACGATTTCAACAATCTTCTGACGATCATCCGGTCGTCCGCCGAGCTGCTGTCGCGCCGCGAACTGCCGCGCGACAAGCAGAAGAAGTATATCGACGCGATTGCGGAGACGGCCGACCGGGCCGCCAAGCTGACCAGCCAGCTGCTCGCCTTCGCGCGCCGTCAGGCGCTCAAGCCGGAGGTGTTCAACGCGGCGATGAAGGTCGGCTCCGTCGCGGACATGCTGCGCACCGTCGTCGGTTCGCGCGTCGATCTCGTGGTCGATCCGATCTGCGCCTCCTGCTTCGTCGAGGTCGATGCCAGCCAGTTCGAAACCGCCCTCGTCAATATGGCGGTGAACGCCCGCGATGCCATGAATGGGGAGGGGCGCATCACTATCGCGATCGAGGCGGCCGGTGCGGTCCCCGCGCGGCGCGGCCATGCGGCGGCGAAGGGCGATTTCGTGAAAGTCTCCGTGTCCGACACCGGATCGGGCATGCCGGCCGACCAGCTCGAGCGCATCTTCGAGCCATTCTATACGACAAAGGAGGTCGGCAAGGGCACGGGTCTCGGGCTCAGCCAGGTCTACGGTTTCACCAAGCAATCCGGCGGCGAGATCGACGTCGACAGCCAGCCTGGCGAGGGCACGACGTTCAGCCTCTATCTGCCGCGCACCAAGGCGCCGAACGCCGCCGACGCGCTCTTGCCGATCGAGCAGGTCGTCGCCGCCGAAGCCAGCATCCTCATCGTCGAGGACAATGATCAGGTCGGCGAGTTCGCCTCGCACCTCCTGGGCGACCTCGGCTTCACGACCCGCCGCGCCGCCAACGCCCGCGAGGCCATCGCCATTCTTGAGCACGAGCATGACCTGATCGACATCGTCTTCTCCGACGTCGTCATGCCGGGGATGGACGGCGTCGAACTCGGCCGGCAGGTCGGCAAGCGCTGGCCGGCGCTGACGGTCGTGCTCACCAGCGGCTACAGCCACGTGCTGGCCGACGACGCGCGTCATGGTTTCGCGCTGCTGCACAAGCCGTATTCGGTGGACGAACTGTCGCGTGTCCTGCGCGATGCCCGCCAGTCTCGTGGCCGATAG
- the infA gene encoding translation initiation factor IF-1, whose protein sequence is MAKEELLSIEGLIDEILPDGRFRVRLENGFSIIAYTAGRMRRGRIRSVVGDQVRVEMTPYDLEKGRIVYRERGSGPTPAFQRKRR, encoded by the coding sequence ATGGCCAAGGAGGAGCTTCTCTCCATCGAAGGCCTCATCGACGAAATCCTGCCCGACGGCCGTTTCCGGGTCCGCCTGGAAAACGGCTTCAGCATCATCGCCTATACGGCCGGCCGGATGCGGCGCGGTCGCATTCGTTCGGTGGTCGGCGATCAGGTGCGAGTCGAGATGACGCCCTACGACCTCGAAAAGGGCCGGATAGTCTATCGCGAGCGCGGCTCGGGCCCGACACCGGCGTTCCAGCGCAAGCGACGATAG
- a CDS encoding cold-shock protein: protein MITGTVKFFNADKGYGFIAPEDGSGDAFVHISAVERAGMRTLDKEQRVSYELETDRRGKTSAVNLQPA from the coding sequence ATGATCACTGGAACCGTAAAATTCTTCAATGCCGACAAGGGCTACGGCTTCATCGCTCCCGAGGACGGCAGCGGCGATGCCTTCGTCCATATCTCGGCGGTCGAACGCGCCGGGATGCGCACACTCGATAAGGAGCAGCGCGTCTCCTACGAGCTGGAGACCGATCGCCGCGGCAAGACCTCGGCGGTGAACCTTCAGCCGGCATGA
- a CDS encoding response regulator has product MSKPTILVVEDEVFIRLDTIDRLEEAGFEVIEAGDADEAIHILETCAHIGILFTDVEMPGSMDGFALARVTRDRWPPIEIVVASGRRRPDATSLPDRGQFFGKPYDWPVLMSALHEIAK; this is encoded by the coding sequence TTGAGTAAGCCGACGATATTGGTCGTCGAGGACGAGGTGTTCATCCGTCTCGATACGATTGACCGACTGGAAGAAGCCGGCTTCGAAGTCATCGAGGCCGGCGATGCCGACGAGGCGATCCACATCCTCGAAACCTGCGCCCATATCGGCATCCTGTTCACGGACGTCGAGATGCCGGGCAGCATGGATGGTTTCGCGCTGGCGCGGGTCACGCGCGATCGCTGGCCACCCATCGAGATCGTCGTGGCGTCGGGCCGACGACGCCCGGATGCGACGTCGCTGCCGGATCGGGGCCAGTTCTTCGGGAAGCCCTATGACTGGCCGGTCCTGATGAGCGCCCTGCACGAGATCGCAAAGTAG
- a CDS encoding DoxX family protein: MSRAADIARLTIAPLFVIAGTVHLLRPALFEPVMPPGVPHPLLVIMVTGAAELAGAAALFVPKLRWLAGTMLAVYAVCVYPANILHAVRDLSTGTGLGWAYHYPRLFAQPFICWWALTAGGVTGGRRS, encoded by the coding sequence ATGTCGCGCGCCGCCGATATCGCACGTCTGACGATCGCGCCCCTTTTCGTTATCGCGGGGACCGTACACCTCCTGCGCCCGGCCTTGTTCGAGCCGGTGATGCCGCCTGGCGTGCCGCATCCCCTTCTCGTGATCATGGTGACGGGCGCGGCCGAGCTGGCTGGTGCTGCGGCGCTGTTCGTGCCGAAGCTCCGTTGGCTGGCCGGTACGATGCTGGCCGTTTACGCGGTCTGCGTATATCCGGCGAACATCCTCCATGCTGTCCGCGATCTTTCGACCGGAACCGGCCTCGGATGGGCCTACCATTATCCCCGCCTGTTCGCTCAGCCCTTCATTTGCTGGTGGGC